The nucleotide sequence TGTTCAAACAGTTTGTAGTAGCTCAGATTTTCCTGCTGCTAATAATGTTTTGTTGTAGTGGATGCCGAAAGTTATCAATTTCTATCTCCTCAATGTGTTCCTTTGCATTTGTGTCTATAAGTGTTTTTTGTATGTCcatgtgagagagagaagggggtgcttgggggggggggggggtgaggtACTGTTGGAAGCAATGAGGCTCATAGTTTTCCTTGCTCCTGTTTTGGAGCTTTGACTTGTATGGACGTGTTCAGTTCTGCTGTTCGAATTCAATGCTTGGCAATAATAATCTGCCTCCAGCTGGTGGGGGAGACGCATATATTTTGACATTTCTCTATCAACATCTACTCGACAGCCGGAACTGAGATTTTGCAGTGGCGCTTTCCATCATTGCTGTTCATTTGCATGCCGTTTGAACTTTATGCAAAACACTATGGTATGTTCGTGTAATTGTATTGCAACTTTTATTCTTTTGTCCTGCTGCTATAATTATTGTGTTCCCTCCCATTTGTGACGGCATTACTCTATCATGTCTTACTTTGGCATACCATTGTTTGAACTTTTAAATGGCCAAATGTAACATGTTTAGCTTAAAATCATAGATTTGGAAAGCATTGTCCTGCTGCTTATCGCCCGATGAATGACCTTGTGACCAACTGCAATTCCACATGTAAGGTAACCCTTTTTTCCGCCCTTAAAtgttttaatgaacaaaattgGCGGTCTCTATATGCCCTATGCGTagacagtttttttttctttctttctttctttctttctttctaggtACGCGGAAGAAACCTTCTTTGTTGGTCAGTAGCAGGACTTGGACTTGGTGAAGATGATAAATCAGGTAAGTTATTTGTCTATTCTGAACTCCTGCGATGGTTTTTTAGGCATGAGGGGCCTGAAAGTCAGTTTCTGGATGCATTTACGGAGCATGTGGCTTACATGATCAGTGTTCTACTGTAGAAGATAGCAGTAATTGTTGGCAAAGGAGATTCTATATTTATATCAAATAGTTGAGTTATGAATTCATGACTATGTGCTTCCATTCAGTGGCTCTCATGACGATATCTGTCCAGATGCTTTCACACCCGACACTTCTTTCTTGATTATGGGATAACATCATAACATGTAAAAGGAATTTAGGAAACCATCTCATGGAACGCGAAAGTCATCACATTGCCAAACGCTTCAGTAATATAAGCCTCGAGGTACATCAAGCTTGGTTGGGAAGTAATTGAAGTGTTGTTGCACTTGCATCACTTTGGCAACTTGCTGTCTTCCCATGTCCTAAAGAAAAGGAGAATGGCTCTGAGTGAGTCTGTTTTTCCGGTCCCAGGCTCCCTATGGGCAAGATGACATTAGGAAACAACTGTCTGTGACCAAAGAGTGAATTGCTGTTGTATTTTCTTTGCTATTGCGACGTTGCTTCCTCGGACTTATTTCATGTTATGTTACTTCAGTGagaatttttcttttccaaaggTTCCATTTTAAAGGGAATCCCTTTGATTTGGGTggatatatgaattttaaaggGAATCCATGGTTTAATCATATGATATATCTTTGATTTAGATGAATGTTGTTGCAGGGGTGAGACAACTGAATGATGGTGTGAAGTGATACTGTGTAACGGCATTCTAAGCTTCTTCCTTCTGAAAAATGATTGAGTTCCTGCAACGAAATAGTTGATCGAGATACGTTACCTGGAAATGTATACTTTGGCATTATGGTTTTGACTTACATATGTTCTTTCTGTGACAGGACTATGGTAACGGACTTCAGTGTCTACAATGGCTTCTGGAACCCCATTTTTTCAGGGTCCCGAACCATCAAGAGTAACGGTAGGATCTTAACTATGATTTAGTATATTATGAGCTTTTGTCACAGAATTGACATAGATTGATCTTGTTACCTACAAATGGACTTCAGTGTCTACTCGCAGGATGTTTGCGGAATCTGAATAAtgagttgctagtttgctaCACTAATGCATGCATGATTAAGGAGCTCAAGGCACAGAATCACAGATCCTTCTGTTATTGCACTGTGACGGTGGGGCATCAGTCGACGACTCAGAAAGAGAAGGGGAAGGCTGACCAGATTTGTAGTACTCTTGGAAAATTTAAAGATATCTTAGCTGATGTGTTTACTGAAGATTTTATTTAATACGAGAGGAATTTGTGTACCAATACCATACTGTCTCACTGGCGTTTGGAAGAGATCATATTGTGAGAGGAGCAGAAATATAAAATTGTTGTGAACAAGTAACAGTTATATAATGATCTTACTATGCCTGGTTTTAATGAACTTTACATTCCATTTATATAAACTTCTCATATATGCATGTAGTCGACTCgaaacttttgtgataaaagCTCGGATAATGATAGTTCTTTGTGTTCAAAGTTTCTTAATGTAATGACCCTAGACTATGAGGCAACTTTTGAGATGAAAGGATGATTTTAAGAAGCTTTTAGGTTTTAGTCTTTGTGTTCAAGTTTCTTAATAAATATAATGACCCTAAACTATGAgatattatcaaaaaaatcgTGTCAAATCGAATCAACCATCAAACCGATCGATTGACTAGTTATTGTTAAACATATGTCAACGATGACTGATCGAAAAACCGATCGAATGACCAAAAAAATCTATCAAATCGTCAATAATCGACTGATTGCtaggttaaatttatgtcaaaaaattaaGCAAAATCGACCCTGAACACCCCTACTATGAGATAGTATCAATTGACTCCTTGTAGTGGAAAGAAGcaaatatctaaaaaaatttatttatttatcctgCATATTTAGTTTTAGTTCTTTGAAAATTCTAAACAAGTTAAATAAATTGAGAATATTACCTTATTGAATTAATTCCAAGCAATatgatttttgaaataaaaaaatcaataaatcatAGTTGTGCTTGGGCTTAGCCGAAGCGCAACCATTCTTAGGTCCAAGCCCAGTTAAAAATGAGCCAGCCCAACAAATAAAAGTGCCGTGTACTCTTCTGGTATTTTGTAAAATGAGCGTGGTCTAAACTGGTATTTCGCCGATCAGTCACAACCAAAAACCCTAGTTCCCCTTCCATATATCTTGCAACATCTCTGAATCGACCTTCCGTTTCCCTTCACTCCGCAGAGATGTCGAAGCGAGGTTAGTTTGCcgctactctctctctctttgaatAGTTAGGCCTTCCATACAATATTCTGTTTGTTTTCCGTGAAAATCACTGGGAATTAAATTTTGAATCGCATTTTCATTTGGTAATACTCGAGCTGTCTATTTTTCAATAACATCTATTATGTCAATATCTGTTGTGAATTCAAAGCGGAATAAAAGAGCATGATTTGATGGTTTTTTGTGTAAATTCTCGTCTTCGTAGCCAATCAAAAGTTAAAGCTTTTGTTATACTGGTTTTCTGTTTAAGGTGGCGTCATGATCAATTGCGGCTAACTAGATTTTCCATGGATTTGGCCTTTCTGTTGGgttcaaaaatttattttcttgcgTTTCCGTGTATTGTTGTTTGAGCGCTAACTAACTCTTAGAACCAAGCCCAAACTTTTTAATGCGAGTGATAGcatgtattatttatttaattgtatgttaaaatattaattcAGGACGTGGAGGATCTGCTGGTAACAAGTTCAGGATGTCACTGGGTCTGCCAGTGGCAGCCACAGTGAACTGTGCCGACAACACCGGTGCAAAGAACCTTTACATCATATCCGTGAAGGGGATCAAGGGTCGTCTCAACAGGTTGCCATCTGCTTGCGTTGGGGATATGGTGATGGCCACTGTCAAGAAGGGGAAGCCTGATCTCAGGAAGAAGGTCATGCCTGCCGTCATTGTCAGGCAGCGCAAGCCCTGGCGTCGAAAGGATGGTGTCTTCATGTACTTTGAAGGtcattatttatttctttatcgTCTGGTGGCCAGTAATATTTTTAAATGCAATTGTTTGCTCTGTGATTTTTCAACTTGTGTTCattcttatgttttgttttgtattttacCTTCTGTTTAATCTGGTTGATTGCATCTACAGAAATGGATTTAGAAAGTTTAGTGAGACAGTTTAGTTTCACAATTATTTCATTTGATGTTTTATGATTTGCATTAATCTGCTTTAATGGTTTTGCATTAGTCTGCTTTGAGGATTTGTGCGTAGTATTTTGATGATGTCTTTTGGCAATTGACTTAGTTAATTAGTTCTTGTTCGTGTTAGTCACCattgatgtttaaaattttGGGCAGGCTACTTCTGAGTTCTAAGTTTAACATTTTCTTGTGGCCATTGAGGTGTTTTTGAGATGTTGTTTGCCAATATTTGTATTGTTTCCCAGTTTCCCTGTCAAAATTTCATAGCAAATTAGTTGATACAATTTATGTCCATTGTGCTGCAGGTTTATGAATTTTCCTGTATTTCCCACTTATCATATTTCACTGATTAATTTCTTGTATTGAATCTTCTGTGGTTATTATCTGTCATTATTTTCTTTGGTTGATTTGCTGGTGATGTGGTGTTGAGAATTTTCTTTCAAAGTTTCTCTTCACCTCCCATACCCAGCTAGACTTGTATTACCAACCTTACCCCTATTATGGGTGGTGTGTATTTCTATCAGACTATCATCCCTGTCAAGGTTGGGATATTTGTCAACTTTAGTGTAACTTGTTATTCTGGTTAGAATTTTTTGGGCAAAATTTATATAGTTATGGAACTTTTGAagattctttgttttttatggCTTCCGTTGAGAGCTTTTCTCTCTTAAACACCAGACGTAAGTCAGGTATCCTCTTTGTTATTTGATGGTTGATACAGTTACATGTCTGGGAAATTTATGGGGTCCATCGTTACAGATGTCTTGATGCTTTTGATGCTCACATCTGCTCCATTTGGACCCTACATCTCTTTGTATAAGCAATAGTTGTTATCAATTTTGCTGTTCTGTTTTAGAATTTTATTGTATGCTTTTGCAAATATGCCATTTTGGTGCCAAGTAATGATCTTCATATCCCCTTCTGGAGCTTTGTTTTCAATGTGGAACTCTGGTAATCGTTGGTCAAGTACAACATGCTTGCTTTCCTTAGATGcctttgggttttttttccaTTTACGAAAATTATTTTTACTTCAAAACACTTCACCTGATGGTATTCCATTGTGTCTGGTTTCCTTTCAGATAATGCTGGTGTTATTGTGAACCCAAAGGGAGAAATGAAAGGTACTCGTCAATACAAATCCATTTGAAATTTCAGTTGCTCTTTGTTGTGGTGTGATCACTGAATGTAGTTTTTGATGTCACACAACCGTTGCTTCCCCGTTCCTATTTGCAGGCCAAATATGTAGTCTCTTTTGCTCTTTATGGGAAGGGGAAAGGGATTTAGTTTGGTTGATTTGACATTTGCTTCTAACCTTATCATCCACTTCGAATAAACAATATCGGATATAATGTCCAGCCCATTGCTTATTCTCTCCTCTCTATGTGCCTCTCTTCCCATTTTTGGTGGGGTTGGGGGGACAGGATTGTTGCTATCTATGGGGTGTTTGTTTCTGTCCTTGCTATAGATTAGTAAAGGTGTGCGTTGTATTATAGTTGACATTCTTGCTGATTGCTGTTGTTTTAGGTTCTGCTATTACGGGTCCAATTGGGAAGGAATGTGCTGATCTCTGGCCTAGGATTGCAAGCGCAGCTAACGCTATCGTCTAAGATTGTTTCTTGCGTTATCGTTAAACTGTAAAAGCCCTTGCTTCACAGTTTTTGCCATAACTGAAAATTTTGTAATGACCTTAAATGTGTGTAGGCAGActtgaattttgtgttttgcttgCTATCATATTTTAGTTTTGATGACTATCTGAAAACTTGGTGAGCTAATATGGTGAAATGTTTGTTGGTTAACGCTATCGTCTAATATATATGTTGAGTACTTACAAAGTCAAAACAGGCCTCAAAATAGATCCAATTGGATGTGGTAAGCATATTGCTAGCGTTCTCGATTCCTTTCATCACATCTTACAACACTCTTAAACGGCttaatatatatgttgaattgtctcacgtaatcaaattaggtcaattattttattttagatttatgtaaaatgtaaatgttaagtgattttatattaatattattagtcatctaatatgactgtaatttagatacgtcaaatgCACCTCACAACATCGCAtcatagttttaaaagtgatgcgccaaacaattTTTGCGATCCAACTCATCTCACAGCATCAtaattttataactcacaacactttacagcactcccaaacaacaCCAATTTTGGACACTAGTCTGTTGTTTGAAGGACGTGGGATCAAATACTACTGGTTTCAGACGTGCAAAACATAATTGATGAATGATTGGAGCTGGTTCCATTGTGCTGCTAGGTTACACTTGGAAATATTATTAGTTTAAGGTATTTGCCAGCCTAACTAGTAACCGGCATGTGAATGTGATCCTTAATCAAGAATAATCAGATTCTTGTTCATGACAACTTGTTTCCCACAACCCATATGCGCCCCATTTCACTCCattgaatataatttttataaacAAACTGTACTCATATTATAAACTCCAATGCCAGGTTCTCCCCAGTCCTCACCTCTTTTGTAGGGGAAGACAATGGAGAGATATCTAGGCTTCTTGTTTTGTCTCTTGGTAAGTGCATCAGCAGTCTCAGACTGGAACATTTTGCATCAGAAGACCAAGAATGGTCTGATGATCAGCTTGAAAAACTATTGTGAAAGTTGGAAGATGAATGTTGAGCTCCACAACATTAGAGAATTCGAGGTCGTCCCCGATGAATGTGTCGGATACATTGGCAAGTACATGACATCAATTCAGTACCAGGTGGACTCAGAGAGAGCAGTCCATGAATCAATTGTGTATCTCAGCACTAGCTGCAGCTTGAAGAATGATGGTAGAGATGCCTGGATTTTTGacattgatgataccctcttgtcAACTGTGCCTTACTATAAGAAACATCGTTACGGGTAATTTCATACTCTTCACACTTTGATTCTTGATTCATAGATATATTATTAAACACTAGATCATGTTTTGCTTACATGAGCAATGAAGTTTGTGATTGGAAACAGTGGGGAGAAGCTGAACTTGACATCTTTGGAGGAATGGATGAGCAAGGGAAAGGCACCGGCCCTGGAGCACGCGCTCAATCTCTTCAATGAGTTGAAAGCCAGAGGAGTACAAATCATTTTGGTGTCTTCAAGAAGGGAACATCTCAGATCAGCCACCATTGACAACCTTGTTGATGTTGGTTACCATGGTTGGACTGGTCTCATGTTAAGGTCTGTCTCCCTTTCTCTGCTCATTAGCAAAATTTAAATTCTTTCCACTCAACTCACAATTCTGGTTCATTTAGGGGGGCTGATGATGAACTGAAGGGAGTGAAAGAATACAAGGCCAGCGCAAGAAAACAATTGATCGATGAAGGATACCGCATTTGGGGCATCGTTGGAGACCAGTATAGCAGCTTTGAAGGGCTACCAAGCGCTAGGAGGACATTTAAGCTCCCAAATCCATTGTACtatcttttttaaaattctgaTCCTATTTTTTCAACTGTTGATTTGCTTCTGTCATTCATCACAACATCCAGAATAACAGAGTTTTACTGAAAATGGAGAATAAAAGAGTAAACTGCATTTTTCTCCTTATTATTCAAATTTCAGGTTTCAATCAAAGATTACTGGTGGCTATAACAGTTTGCAAGATGACTCTAAGCTAGTAATTGGACATAAAACAACATGCTTCAGCATAAACCATATGCTCATACTCAGGTGCCATTTTCTGTCTGTCGAGATCCAGTGCGAGAAGATAATAGCATTCACACACGCTAAGCTGAGTAAGGGCTTATCTCAcaaattgcgataatgaaaACACCCATGAGACTTTAACTCACAACATCCTGCTTGCGCTAAGAGTTAGCGAGTTCAGATTCACCATCTCAGCCAATGACCCGTTCAATCTAATACTTACAGCTTATACTTGTACACAACACCGCTAGATATTTAATTTAGTCCATGTTAAACTCCCCAATAGTATGATAATTACCAGTGTAAGTCTCCCAAGGGTAAATCGTCCAAGTCGAAAAACGCAACATGTTGCTGAAGAACACTGAATCCATCATGCATATGACCCCAGGTGTAAGGTGTTCCATATATGGATTAATGGATACTTTGTGTCTGGAGCTGGTAATGCTCTAGCCGTATCTGgttttacatatataaataaatcatGAATTACGAAATAATAAAACCCAAACTCTGGTTTCCATGGACAAATACTCAAATAGAGCCTTGAGAGTTTAGGGGGCGAACTTTTTTGAACTCAAGCTCCGCCCATTTTTTAAAATCGGGTACGAGCCTTCAAGTATCTTCATTAAGCCCACTAGGCCCATCCAAAATGCTTTCAAACCAAACCGCTACGGCTTCTTGTAGTCCAGCCCATAGAGAAAGGGCAAACCGCAAACGTACGGGGGATTCCACAGAAGAAGGGAAAACGAGCCTTCAAGTATCTTCATTAAGCCCACTAGGCCCATCCAAATGCTTTCAAACCCAACCGCTACGGCTTCTTGTAGTCCAGCCCATAGCGACAGGGCAAACCGCAACCGAACGGGGACTCCACAGAAGAAGGGGAAACGTTTTGCAAAAACCCTGGACGGATTGATAATAGTTTCTTTCTGCCCAGGTCGTTATTCGGAGTCGGGGTTGGTTATTGACGGTACAATCTTAAAGGAATGGCAAGCGAGATTGCGACGGAGACATTTGTCCCGACAGAGGGAGCCGCTGCAGCCGAAAAGCAGCCGCACAAGTTAGAGAGGAAGTGGAGTTTTTGGTTCGATAACCAATCTAAGCCCAAGGCAGGCGCCGCCTGGGGTACCTCTCTCCGCAAGCTGTACACCTTCGAAACTGTAGAAGAATTCTGGTGGTATGTATGTTTTCTCTCCCCTCCTCTCTGTTTATCTCTATTCATATGAGTGTGTATATCTGGGCCGATCTACTGGTTTTGTGGTTTGTTGATGTAAATCGTTGAGGGGGTTGTATTTGGTGTTCAAATAGGGGAATTTTGAGGCTTCTACTAATGCTTTccattttttgatttatttcgTTGGATTAGTTGCGTTAGATAGTCTGGCTTATTGCTTATCGTGGATCGCCTTTTTCCTTGTTCCTCCTTGAATATGTTTGCAGTATTTTAGTTATTGGATTTCTTTCTGTTTAAAATCCTGTGAGCAGAAATTAGTTTTCTAgacttttattttatatttcttaaCTAGATTGGTTAGCAAGAAAGGGACATGTTTAATTTGAAAGTTTTCTGCAGTTTGTATGATCAGGTAGTCAAGCCCAGTAAGCTTCCTGCGAATGCTGATTTCCACCTGTTCAAAGCTGGAATTGAACCCAAATGGGAAGATCCTGAGTGTGCTAGTGGAGGAAAGTGGACGGTTACCAGCAATGTGAAAGCTAACTTGGAAAACATGTGGCTTGAAACTGTAATTTTCTAAATTCCCCTGCTACTACttatgttgaattttttttggaatgccTGAGGTACTGGGTCTTGGTACAATAAGATTTATAACCATTTTTGTGATGAGTACTGACTAATTAGTAATTTTTTTGTAGTTAATGGCCTTGATTGGGGAGGAATTTGATGAGGCGGATGAAATTTGTGGTGTGGTGGCTAGTGTGAGGCAAAGGCAAGATAAACTTTCACTGTGGACTAAGGCAGCTGCAAATGAAGCTGCCCAGGTAATCTGTATATTCAGTTGTTACCCCTTACTTCTAGTTCTGGTGTTGATGAATTTTTATGACCTTTTCGTACTTTATATCTTTTCTGCAATAGGAAATATCGCATCTGTGTAATTCTATGACGTGTGAAGATTTATAGCTATTATTTTAACTTTTCATAGACTCCaacattcttttttcttttttgccttCTTGGCCTCTACACGTTTTATTTTATGGCAAAATGATATCATCCTAGTTGCCATTGGGTTTCACTCCATTTTTAAAGAGCTGGTGACAGTGGTGACATTTTGTGGTAGGTATTATGTTAAGAGCTTTCTAAAAAGATGTTAGCTGTTACAATTATATTGAGCATCTCATGAAACATCTATATTGTTATATTGCGATCATGACTCAAGTTTGCATGATTTGTCCTACTTGTTTCTGATGAGTTGTTAGTTGTTACATTTGGCTGTCATCAAATTCGAGTATAATCCGTCCACTTTTGATGGAACCACTTATATCTCAAGCCATATGTTCGTAGAAAGAAGTTGCTGACTAATGTATGCCTGTTCTACGAATTGGGATCAATACCTAGTTGCCTAGTGGCTCAACTCTCAAGTAAGGATTCCGTGCATTTCGTTTGAGTCACTCCTCTGTGTTGTGCTAGGTAATTGCTCTTATGGTGGCTGTAGtgtagttaaagatgccaagcACAGTTGAATCTCAAAGCATGGGGGATGGATCATTTTTGTTGTCAAAGTGAGCCATACAACCTGGTGCATTATAAGCACAAAAGCCATGCGCTTCACTTTTGCTTGAAGTgcaaggagaaagaagaaaaataaagcaaGCCCTTTCATTTTAGTAATTGGTGCATTAACAAAATTATCAATTTGTGGCATAAGGGTTAGTGGGATATGGATATGAGGTGGTTTATGTCTACCTCCCTATAAACGTGCATTTGGTATTTATGTCTACCTCCCTTATCACATTTTTTCATTTCTCTGCCATTTGTTGGTACAAAATAATAAACTTATCAAGCTTTCCTCTTTGGGGTTTTTTGGCTCATTGTTCTCTTTTTTGGAAGTGgtgttcttctttctttccttgcaCTTTCGCGTTTTAGCAGACATTCATCAAGGAGTGGATATAAGTTATGAACCttttctattttcaattttattgatcTCTTTGTTCCACCTTCGCGCTTCAATAAAAGTTCTATCATTcaaaaatccaaagaaaaagaaaaaaagagaaaaatatggaATCTCTATTGtattcataaatcataaatacAGATAATATAATTGTGCCTTGCTTTTTAGTTGTCTTCATGACCAAGTATTTATTGGCGTGTATTTTGAGTTGGACGACATGGTATGGTTGTAAAGCAtgtgaaaatgaaatattgttCGGAACTGATTATAAATAAATggattgatttttctttgttattttgttgTCTACCAAGCCAAGAATTCTGGAACTTTTGTGTATCTTGTTGAAACCATTGTGATAAAGACCCACTATGATTCAAGTGGTTAATTACTGTGCATGTATTGGAACTGCATCCCCACATTCACCCGTTTTAACtgttattatttatttctaGGCTTTTCGGCTCGCATGTGTGGCATTACCCTGTCCATTCCTTGTTTTCCTTCACTTGTTTCCATCCccacttctcttctcttttcagATGTAATTGGGCACTATTCAAATGACATTGGGTTTCCATTAGGTCAGATTTGGGAATATGGGTCTCAGTGTATGATGCTCATGATGATGGATTTCAACTTAGCAGATGTCTCATGTTATAGATGAAGTATAGGAAGGTCAGAAAAGCCTAAAACATCTATGAACAGTAAACCTAGGAATTTTAGAATGTTATCATATGAACTCTGCTCTGATCTTAATGTTGTTTATTGATTTTTAGCCCCTTTTTTGTGAATATTTGTTCTGAAATTTCATTCCTACAAGGCATAGGCTTTGCGTTTTTATTTTCTGGATTTGAGTAAACATTTAAGAGAATTTCATCTTTCCCCTCTAGTCATGGATATTGTAGTGTACATTTGTTAATTTCCAATTACAAGTTCGTCTTGATAATCTGCTGCTGCGAGTCTGTCCTTCCTACCTGAATGCATTGTTTTGGCTCCTTTGACCACAGCCTTCTTTTACCACCCTTATTTCCTACTCTGAAGTCTGAACCTTGGTTGTTAATGGAACTGGTCCATCTACAGTTATTAAGAAACCCTTCCTAGTGTTGTTCTATCATTTTAACTGTGTATCAAATATTAATGGATAAGATTTGACTAACTTACCATTTGCCACACATAATAACTGGATCTGTTACTGTGAGTTTACCTATAGTAGCTTTAATTTTCCGAAAATACCTTGTTTTTGCAGGCATGGCTGACTTTTTTTTCTCAAAGGGGTTATGTGCACACTTTAAGTTGCCTATAAATTTTGTTCCTTGTTAGTATTTGTCATGGCTTACTAATTTCTAAACATGCAATCCGACAATGTGGTCTTTTTTGCATATCCTCTGCTCTTTCACTCACTTTAACTGACTCATCATGAGTTGTTTTATTTGATTGATAAACATGCGATGTGATCTTCCTTTGACCTGTAATTCCTTATTTTCCAGATGAGCATTGGGAGGAAGTGGAAGAAGATAATTGATATCAATGACAAGTTCACATATAGCTTCCATGTAATCtttcactttttgttttttgaatatgATCTTCCGCCAATTTTTCCTTCTAATTCTTAATCCTTATCCCTCTTCTGACTTCCAGGATGATTCCAGGAGGGAAAGATCCGCCAAAAGCCGATACACTTTGTGAGACCATCTCTCACTCGGCCTTGGTTTTTGTAACGTTTCGTCCAGAGCATCAATACACTGCAAAGCTATTTCAATTGAGATGTTGTATtttgttataacttataatgCTTCCCAACAATATTTTAACTCATGGAATATCAGGATGTTCGGCCATCAATTGCAATGGTTGATTCTAAATTCCCCATTGCACTGGtgaatttgttattttcttAACGCAGCGGTGACGGTGGTTTAATTTTGAGATGAACTGAGAGATAAAGCTGGTGATGATTGTATTGATGTGCCCCATGCTCTATTATCTATTCGAGGCAGTGCGAGACTTGATCTTCCTAGCGTTTTGGCAATTTAAGACGGGAAGTGTGCTAAATAATTAGTTCCGGTAAATGATAGATGTTTAAATTTCATTaatctaagaaaaaaaaaaaccataactcAATAGAAAAAAGTGTTAGATATCTTATGACCTAGTGTCTATTATGATTTTGGGGATACCAGATCAAGTATCAACATCTGAAATGCCTTAAAACGAGTAGGCATGTGATTTTCATCAAGCTAGGAACCCAAGTCTATCTCCATTTTTCTTAGCCAACCTCATCTGTCCT is from Tripterygium wilfordii isolate XIE 37 chromosome 14, ASM1340144v1, whole genome shotgun sequence and encodes:
- the LOC120014351 gene encoding 60S ribosomal protein L23: MSKRGRGGSAGNKFRMSLGLPVAATVNCADNTGAKNLYIISVKGIKGRLNRLPSACVGDMVMATVKKGKPDLRKKVMPAVIVRQRKPWRRKDGVFMYFEDNAGVIVNPKGEMKGSAITGPIGKECADLWPRIASAANAIV
- the LOC120015706 gene encoding acid phosphatase 1-like, which produces MERYLGFLFCLLVSASAVSDWNILHQKTKNGLMISLKNYCESWKMNVELHNIREFEVVPDECVGYIGKYMTSIQYQVDSERAVHESIVYLSTSCSLKNDGRDAWIFDIDDTLLSTVPYYKKHRYGGEKLNLTSLEEWMSKGKAPALEHALNLFNELKARGVQIILVSSRREHLRSATIDNLVDVGYHGWTGLMLRGADDELKGVKEYKASARKQLIDEGYRIWGIVGDQYSSFEGLPSARRTFKLPNPLYYLF
- the LOC120014051 gene encoding eukaryotic translation initiation factor-like; protein product: MASEIATETFVPTEGAAAAEKQPHKLERKWSFWFDNQSKPKAGAAWGTSLRKLYTFETVEEFWCLYDQVVKPSKLPANADFHLFKAGIEPKWEDPECASGGKWTVTSNVKANLENMWLETLMALIGEEFDEADEICGVVASVRQRQDKLSLWTKAAANEAAQMSIGRKWKKIIDINDKFTYSFHDDSRRERSAKSRYTL